A section of the Salmo salar chromosome ssa05, Ssal_v3.1, whole genome shotgun sequence genome encodes:
- the LOC106605901 gene encoding double-stranded RNA-specific adenosine deaminase isoform X1 gives MSRGRGGPPIEHYHRPPLPQLQAKQQYYRAGPLGFHPRSPPQQAPHPNVHSYLGPVPPLVPASAHSQPLYPSAPPPSGHSPALNQQSSCPSGPNSFRQQQVHFLRGQNTEAPQFRVSPRGGAQSLSRGGPNGLYNESNQAQAGYSRYSQNGSRGRGGYSSERGRGNGRDFGYPPSQGPPRGPTGPRFWNQKQTSTQKQGFNRQWSLHADCADGPSFSEGFQSLSLDRERSYRGRVDRGDSFDKASVCSSNNSNNKSGPTFQPPDIREQVLQALAGLSPGEKLQAKCLAKTLRLPKKFINQALYGLERDKKASKHGESPPEWTVYVEPQEEPEIRDSDPESPRSQPREHSVESQERPSEDCSHFLSVKEEDVVIEAEIQQIEAQGPEGDKEEDYYVESDSHSSSSEPSESYRQHSQSQTQQPSINSSSNEELDLDLDESDMADCGSNQKELILQYLLEAGEATALVISKNLGLRAAKQVNPTLYAMEKQGDVSRNAEVTPHIWELSVHRRERMERSLKAERSAPAKVEGMGSGFQAVPPGLESLEANAEAEDESNGGQWATDDIPEFLNAISRDGGGTVAVSLAAPPPQNLRAKLQEVRAKNPVSGLMEFAQYQGHNCEFLLLDQSGPSHDPRFRMQVMLDGRLFPVAEASNKKVAKKDAAAATLRILLREIEGGGAEEGLTAGVDQAMDPTSDVPEVVEGPPQALSRSLPGGKNPVSMLMEYSQRTGNPIEFINTGQEGPPHDPRFMFRVKIGESLCAESSAPSKKAARQLAAEEAVKELMADGRLQLNKPQFPLCLSGDEGGFMPACPSLPPLTEEELRSAHEAGVGDLISHLNNNAVSGLLEYARARGFAAEIRLVGQSGPPHEPKFTYQAKLGGRWFPPVCASNKKQGKQEAADAALRVLIGEAEKAARTGELTPAELPLSGGTIHDQIAMLSHQRFNALTTRIQHSLLGRKILATIVMKRGEGLGTVVSLGTGNRCVKGEELSLKGDTVNDCHAEIISRRGFIRFLYAELLKHCEGSEDSIFEPAEENKLRIKPDTTFHLYISTAPCGDGALFDKSCSEDAGDGQGHQPLFENAKQGKLRTKVENGEGTIPVESSTIVPTWDGIQHGERLRTMSCSDKILRWNVLGLQGALLSNFLHPIYLASITLGYLYSHGHLTRAVCCRLARDGEAFSKSLPAPYTLNHPEVGRVSVYDSTRHTGKTKESSVNWSHPDHITVEVLDGTKGKLDGYAPRTTTRTRPSDLIHPHPDSSTSPKLDVSRVSKSNIFRQFRSLCQQCGRQDLLALPSYAQAKMAAMSFQVAKQQFFDALGSHGYGAWIGKPLEEKSFDEAAAFDGQGAGSVANNNQGYNNNNSYGSTTTDYNSSQWGSSAYTQAM, from the exons ATGAGCAGAGGACGAGGAGGGCCCCCCATAGAGCATTACCACCGACCCCCTCTCCCCCAACTGCAGGCTAAGCAACAATACTACAGAGCTGGACCCCTGGGATTTCACCCCAGATCCCCGCCGCAACAGGCCCCACACCCAAACGTCCATTCATACCTAGGCCCAGTCCCCCCTCTAGTACCAGCCAGTGCCCACTCTCAGCCTCTCTACCCCTCCGCCCCTCCCCCATCCGGTCACAGCCCAGCCCTGAATCAGCAGAGCTCTTGTCCCAGTGGTCCTAACTCCTTCAGGCAGCAGCAGGTCCACTTCCTGAGGGGACAGAACACTGAGGCTCCCCAGTTTAGGGTGAGCCCCAGAGGAGGGGCGCAGAGCTTGAGTCGAGGGGGACCGAACGGACTCTATAACGAATCAAACCAGGCCCAGGCAGGGTACAGCAGATACTCCCAAAACGGCTctagggggagagggggatacaGCAGCGAGCGAGGCAGAGGGAACGGTAGGGACTTCGGGTACCCACCCAGTCAGGGACCCCCTAGAGGACCAACCGGCCCTAGATTCTGGAACCAGAAGCAGACTTCAACCCAAAAGCAAGGTTTCAACAGACAGTGGAGCCTTCATGCAGATTGTGCTGACGGGCCGTCTTTCTCAGAAGGCTTTCAGAGTTTATccttagacagagagaggtcctACAGAGGAAGAGTTGACAGAGGCGACAGCTTTGACAAAGCTTCTGTCTGTAGTAGTAATAATTCAAACAACAAGAGTGGCCCTACATTTCAGCCACCCGACATCCGAGAGCAAGTTTTGCAAGCCTTAGCAGGTCTGAGCCCCGGGGAGAAGCTACAAGCAAAGTGTTTGGCGAAAACGCTGCGGTTGCCCAAAAAGTTTATCAACCAGGCCCTTTACGGTCTCGAGCGTGATAAGAAAGCTTCAAAACACGGTGAAAGTCCTCCAGAGTGGACTGTCTACGTAGAACCACAGGAAGAACCAGAAATTAGAGATTCTGATCCGGAAAGCCCACGTTCCCAACCGAGGGAACATTCTGTGGAGTCACAGGAAAGGCCTTCAGAAGATTGCTCTCACTTCCTGTCTGTGAAGGAGGAGGACGTTGTCATCGAGGCTGAGATCCAGCAAATTGAAGCGCAGGGTCCAGAGGGCGACAAAGAAGAAGATTACTACGTAGAATCCGATTCACACTCCTCTTCCTCAGAACCATCTGAGTCATATCGGCAACATTCCCAGTCCCAAACCCAACAACCCAGTATCAACAGCAGCAGTAACGAAGAGCTTGACCTCGACCTTGACGAGAGCGACATGGCGGACTGCGGCAGTAATCAGAAGGAGTTGATCCTGCAGTATCTGCTGGAGGCAGGGGAGGCCACGGCCCTGGTGATCTCCAAGAACCTGGGCCTGAGGGCCGCCAAGCAGGTCAACCCCACCCTGTACGCCATGGAGAAGCAGGGCGATGTGAGCCGCAACGCAGAGGTGACCCCTCACATCTGGGAGCTATCTGTCCATCgcagggagaggatggagaggagccTCAAGGCCGAGCGCAGCGCTCCTGCAAAGGTCGAAGGAATGGGGTCCGGATTCCAGGCGGTGCCACCCGGATTGGAGTCTCTAGAGGCCAACGCTGAGGCG GAGGACGAGTCGAACGGAGGGCAGTGGGCGACCGACGATATCCCCGAATTCCTCAACGCCATCAGCCGGGATGGAGGGGGGACAGTAGCAGTCTCCCTGGCAGCGCCCCCACCTCAGAATCTCCGTGCCAAACTCCAGGAGGTGAGGGCCAAGAACCCTGTCAGCGGCCTGATGGAGTTTGCCCAGTACCAGGGACACAATTGCGAGTTCCTGCTCCTTGACCAATCAGGGCCCTCACACGACCCCAG aTTCCGTATGCAGGTCATGCTGGACGGCAGGTTGTTTCCTGTTGCTGAGGCATCTAATAAAAAGGTGGCTAAGAAAGATGCTGCCGCAGCAACCCTGAGGATTCTGCTGCgtgagatagagggtggaggggctGAGGAGGGGCTCACTGCAGGGGTGGACCAGGCCATGGACCCCACCTCTGACGTCCCT GAGGTAGTGGAGGGTCCGCCCCAGGCCCTGTCCCGTTCCCTGCCGGGGGGTAAGAACCCCGTGTCCATGCTGATGGAGTACAGTCAGCGCACTGGAAACCCCATCGAGTTCATCAACACTGGACAGGAGGGCCCACCTCACGACCCACG GTTCATGTTCAGGGTGAAGATAGGGGAAAGCCTGTGTGCTGAGAGCTCAGCCCCCAGTAAGAAGGCTGCCAGGCAGCTGGCTGCAGAGGAGGCAGTCAAGGAGTTAATGGCCGACGGGAGACTGCAGCTCAACAAG CCCCAGTTCCCCCTGTGTCTGTCTGGTGATGAAGGGGGCTTCATGCCCGCTTGCCCCTCCCTGCCCCCGCTGACAGAGGAGGAGCTGCGTTCTGCCCACGAGGCGGGGGTTGGTGACCTCATCAGCCACCTAAACAACAACGCCGTGTCAGGCCTGCTGGAGTACGCCCGGGCCAGGGGCTTTGCTGCAGAGATACGACTGGTCGGCCAGTCAGGACCACCACACGAGCCCAA gtttACCTACCAGGCTAAACTAGGGGGTCGTTGGTTCCCTCCTGTCTGTGCTTCCAATAAGAAGCAAGGGAAACAGGAAGCAGCTGATGCAGCTCTGAGGGTTCTGATTGGAGAGGCAGAGAAGGCTGCCCGCACCGGGGAACTAACCCCTGCAGAG CTGCCACTGAGTGGTGGGACAATCCATGACCAGATCGCCATGTTGAGTCACCAGCGCTTCAACGCCCTCACCACACGCATACAGCACAGTCTTCTGGGAAGGAAGATCCTCGCCACCATCGTCATGAAGAGGGGGGAAGGGCTGGGGAccgtggtcagcctgggaacag GAAATCGCTGTGTTAAAGGGGAGGAGCTGAGTCTTAAAGGGGACACCGTTAATGACTGCCACGCAGAAATCATCTCCAGGAGAGGATTTATCAG gtttctgTATGCTGAGTTGCTGAAGCACTGTGAAGGATCAGAGGACAGCATATTTGAGCCAGCTGAGGAGAACAAGCTCCGGATCAAACCTGACACCACCTTCCACCTCTATATCAG taCTGCTCCGTGCGGAGACGGGGCGTTGTTTGATAAGTCGTGCAGCGAAGACGCGGGGGACGGCCAGGGCCACCAGCCCCTGTTTGAGAACGCCAAGCAGGGCAAGCTGCGCACCAAGGTGGAGAATG GTGAGGGCACCATCCCGGTAGAGTCATCGACCATCGTGCCCACCTGGGACGGCATCCAGCACGGCGAGCGTCTGAGGACCATGAGCTGCAGCGACAAGATCCTTCGCTGGAACGTCCTGGGTCTGCAGGGAGCCCTGCTCTCCAACTTCCTCCATCCTATCTACCTGGCTTCAATCACCCTgg GCTACCTGTACAGCCATGGCCACCTGACACGTGCTGTCTGCTGCCGATTGGCCAGAGATGGCGAAGCCTTCTCCAAGAGTCTACCTGCTCCCTACACACTCAACCACCCCGAg gTGGGCAGGGTGAGTGTGTATGACTCGACGCGTCACACAGGGAAGACCAAGGAGTCCAGCGTGAACTGGAGTCACCCAGACCACATCACTGTGGAGGTGCTGGATGGGACCAAGGGCAAACTGGACGGGTACGCACCCCGCACCACAACTAGAACCAGACCCTCAGACCTCATCCACCCTCATCCAGATAGCAGCACCAG CCCCAAACTGGACGTATCGCGGGTCTCCAAGTCCAACATCTTCCGTCAATTCCGGTCGTTATGCCAACAGTGCGGGCGCCAGGACCTGCTGGCCCTCCCGTCTTACGCCCAAGCCAAGATGGCCGCCATGTCCTTCCAGGTCGCCAAGCAGCAGTTCTTCGATGCGCTCGGTAGCCATGGTTACGGCGCCTGGATTGGCAAGCCATTGGAGGAGAAGAGCTTTGACGAAGCAGCGGCCTTCGATGGCCAAGGAGCAGGAAGTGTTGCTAATAACAACCAGggatacaacaacaacaatagcTATGGAAGCACAACCACTGACTATAACAGCAGCCAGTGGGGTAGTAGTGCGTACACACAGGCCATGTag
- the LOC106605901 gene encoding double-stranded RNA-specific adenosine deaminase isoform X2 has translation MSRGRGGPPIEHYHRPPLPQLQAKQQYYRAGPLGFHPRSPPQQAPHPNVHSYLGPVPPLVPASAHSQPLYPSAPPPSGHSPALNQQSSCPSGPNSFRQQQVHFLRGQNTEAPQFRVSPRGGAQSLSRGGPNGLYNESNQAQAGYSRYSQNGSRGRGGYSSERGRGNGRDFGYPPSQGPPRGPTGPRFWNQKQTSTQKQGFNRQWSLHADCADGPSFSEGFQSLSLDRERSYRGRVDRGDSFDKASVCSSNNSNNKSGPTFQPPDIREQVLQALAGLSPGEKLQAKCLAKTLRLPKKFINQALYGLERDKKASKHGESPPEWTVYVEPQEEPEIRDSDPESPRSQPREHSVESQERPSEDCSHFLSVKEEDVVIEAEIQQIEAQGPEGDKEEDYYVESDSHSSSSEPSESYRQHSQSQTQQPSINSSSNEELDLDLDESDMADCGSNQKELILQYLLEAGEATALVISKNLGLRAAKQVNPTLYAMEKQGDVSRNAEVTPHIWELSVHRRERMERSLKAERSAPAKVEGMGSGFQAVPPGLESLEANAEAEDESNGGQWATDDIPEFLNAISRDGGGTVAVSLAAPPPQNLRAKLQEVRAKNPVSGLMEFAQYQGHNCEFLLLDQSGPSHDPRFRMQVMLDGRLFPVAEASNKKVAKKDAAAATLRILLREIEGGGAEEGLTAGVDQAMDPTSDVPEVVEGPPQALSRSLPGGKNPVSMLMEYSQRTGNPIEFINTGQEGPPHDPRFMFRVKIGESLCAESSAPSKKAARQLAAEEAVKELMADGRLQLNKPQFPLCLSGDEGGFMPACPSLPPLTEEELRSAHEAGVGDLISHLNNNAVSGLLEYARARGFAAEIRLVGQSGPPHEPKFTYQAKLGGRWFPPVCASNKKQGKQEAADAALRVLIGEAEKAARTGELTPAELPLSGGTIHDQIAMLSHQRFNALTTRIQHSLLGRKILATIVMKRGEGLGTVVSLGTGNRCVKGEELSLKGDTVNDCHAEIISRRGFIRFLYAELLKHCEGSEDSIFEPAEENKLRIKPDTTFHLYISTAPCGDGALFDKSCSEDAGDGQGHQPLFENAKQGKLRTKVENGEGTIPVESSTIVPTWDGIQHGERLRTMSCSDKILRWNVLGLQGALLSNFLHPIYLASITLGYLYSHGHLTRAVCCRLARDGEAFSKSLPAPYTLNHPEVGRVSVYDSTRHTGKTKESSVNWSHPDHITVEVLDGTKGKLDGPKLDVSRVSKSNIFRQFRSLCQQCGRQDLLALPSYAQAKMAAMSFQVAKQQFFDALGSHGYGAWIGKPLEEKSFDEAAAFDGQGAGSVANNNQGYNNNNSYGSTTTDYNSSQWGSSAYTQAM, from the exons ATGAGCAGAGGACGAGGAGGGCCCCCCATAGAGCATTACCACCGACCCCCTCTCCCCCAACTGCAGGCTAAGCAACAATACTACAGAGCTGGACCCCTGGGATTTCACCCCAGATCCCCGCCGCAACAGGCCCCACACCCAAACGTCCATTCATACCTAGGCCCAGTCCCCCCTCTAGTACCAGCCAGTGCCCACTCTCAGCCTCTCTACCCCTCCGCCCCTCCCCCATCCGGTCACAGCCCAGCCCTGAATCAGCAGAGCTCTTGTCCCAGTGGTCCTAACTCCTTCAGGCAGCAGCAGGTCCACTTCCTGAGGGGACAGAACACTGAGGCTCCCCAGTTTAGGGTGAGCCCCAGAGGAGGGGCGCAGAGCTTGAGTCGAGGGGGACCGAACGGACTCTATAACGAATCAAACCAGGCCCAGGCAGGGTACAGCAGATACTCCCAAAACGGCTctagggggagagggggatacaGCAGCGAGCGAGGCAGAGGGAACGGTAGGGACTTCGGGTACCCACCCAGTCAGGGACCCCCTAGAGGACCAACCGGCCCTAGATTCTGGAACCAGAAGCAGACTTCAACCCAAAAGCAAGGTTTCAACAGACAGTGGAGCCTTCATGCAGATTGTGCTGACGGGCCGTCTTTCTCAGAAGGCTTTCAGAGTTTATccttagacagagagaggtcctACAGAGGAAGAGTTGACAGAGGCGACAGCTTTGACAAAGCTTCTGTCTGTAGTAGTAATAATTCAAACAACAAGAGTGGCCCTACATTTCAGCCACCCGACATCCGAGAGCAAGTTTTGCAAGCCTTAGCAGGTCTGAGCCCCGGGGAGAAGCTACAAGCAAAGTGTTTGGCGAAAACGCTGCGGTTGCCCAAAAAGTTTATCAACCAGGCCCTTTACGGTCTCGAGCGTGATAAGAAAGCTTCAAAACACGGTGAAAGTCCTCCAGAGTGGACTGTCTACGTAGAACCACAGGAAGAACCAGAAATTAGAGATTCTGATCCGGAAAGCCCACGTTCCCAACCGAGGGAACATTCTGTGGAGTCACAGGAAAGGCCTTCAGAAGATTGCTCTCACTTCCTGTCTGTGAAGGAGGAGGACGTTGTCATCGAGGCTGAGATCCAGCAAATTGAAGCGCAGGGTCCAGAGGGCGACAAAGAAGAAGATTACTACGTAGAATCCGATTCACACTCCTCTTCCTCAGAACCATCTGAGTCATATCGGCAACATTCCCAGTCCCAAACCCAACAACCCAGTATCAACAGCAGCAGTAACGAAGAGCTTGACCTCGACCTTGACGAGAGCGACATGGCGGACTGCGGCAGTAATCAGAAGGAGTTGATCCTGCAGTATCTGCTGGAGGCAGGGGAGGCCACGGCCCTGGTGATCTCCAAGAACCTGGGCCTGAGGGCCGCCAAGCAGGTCAACCCCACCCTGTACGCCATGGAGAAGCAGGGCGATGTGAGCCGCAACGCAGAGGTGACCCCTCACATCTGGGAGCTATCTGTCCATCgcagggagaggatggagaggagccTCAAGGCCGAGCGCAGCGCTCCTGCAAAGGTCGAAGGAATGGGGTCCGGATTCCAGGCGGTGCCACCCGGATTGGAGTCTCTAGAGGCCAACGCTGAGGCG GAGGACGAGTCGAACGGAGGGCAGTGGGCGACCGACGATATCCCCGAATTCCTCAACGCCATCAGCCGGGATGGAGGGGGGACAGTAGCAGTCTCCCTGGCAGCGCCCCCACCTCAGAATCTCCGTGCCAAACTCCAGGAGGTGAGGGCCAAGAACCCTGTCAGCGGCCTGATGGAGTTTGCCCAGTACCAGGGACACAATTGCGAGTTCCTGCTCCTTGACCAATCAGGGCCCTCACACGACCCCAG aTTCCGTATGCAGGTCATGCTGGACGGCAGGTTGTTTCCTGTTGCTGAGGCATCTAATAAAAAGGTGGCTAAGAAAGATGCTGCCGCAGCAACCCTGAGGATTCTGCTGCgtgagatagagggtggaggggctGAGGAGGGGCTCACTGCAGGGGTGGACCAGGCCATGGACCCCACCTCTGACGTCCCT GAGGTAGTGGAGGGTCCGCCCCAGGCCCTGTCCCGTTCCCTGCCGGGGGGTAAGAACCCCGTGTCCATGCTGATGGAGTACAGTCAGCGCACTGGAAACCCCATCGAGTTCATCAACACTGGACAGGAGGGCCCACCTCACGACCCACG GTTCATGTTCAGGGTGAAGATAGGGGAAAGCCTGTGTGCTGAGAGCTCAGCCCCCAGTAAGAAGGCTGCCAGGCAGCTGGCTGCAGAGGAGGCAGTCAAGGAGTTAATGGCCGACGGGAGACTGCAGCTCAACAAG CCCCAGTTCCCCCTGTGTCTGTCTGGTGATGAAGGGGGCTTCATGCCCGCTTGCCCCTCCCTGCCCCCGCTGACAGAGGAGGAGCTGCGTTCTGCCCACGAGGCGGGGGTTGGTGACCTCATCAGCCACCTAAACAACAACGCCGTGTCAGGCCTGCTGGAGTACGCCCGGGCCAGGGGCTTTGCTGCAGAGATACGACTGGTCGGCCAGTCAGGACCACCACACGAGCCCAA gtttACCTACCAGGCTAAACTAGGGGGTCGTTGGTTCCCTCCTGTCTGTGCTTCCAATAAGAAGCAAGGGAAACAGGAAGCAGCTGATGCAGCTCTGAGGGTTCTGATTGGAGAGGCAGAGAAGGCTGCCCGCACCGGGGAACTAACCCCTGCAGAG CTGCCACTGAGTGGTGGGACAATCCATGACCAGATCGCCATGTTGAGTCACCAGCGCTTCAACGCCCTCACCACACGCATACAGCACAGTCTTCTGGGAAGGAAGATCCTCGCCACCATCGTCATGAAGAGGGGGGAAGGGCTGGGGAccgtggtcagcctgggaacag GAAATCGCTGTGTTAAAGGGGAGGAGCTGAGTCTTAAAGGGGACACCGTTAATGACTGCCACGCAGAAATCATCTCCAGGAGAGGATTTATCAG gtttctgTATGCTGAGTTGCTGAAGCACTGTGAAGGATCAGAGGACAGCATATTTGAGCCAGCTGAGGAGAACAAGCTCCGGATCAAACCTGACACCACCTTCCACCTCTATATCAG taCTGCTCCGTGCGGAGACGGGGCGTTGTTTGATAAGTCGTGCAGCGAAGACGCGGGGGACGGCCAGGGCCACCAGCCCCTGTTTGAGAACGCCAAGCAGGGCAAGCTGCGCACCAAGGTGGAGAATG GTGAGGGCACCATCCCGGTAGAGTCATCGACCATCGTGCCCACCTGGGACGGCATCCAGCACGGCGAGCGTCTGAGGACCATGAGCTGCAGCGACAAGATCCTTCGCTGGAACGTCCTGGGTCTGCAGGGAGCCCTGCTCTCCAACTTCCTCCATCCTATCTACCTGGCTTCAATCACCCTgg GCTACCTGTACAGCCATGGCCACCTGACACGTGCTGTCTGCTGCCGATTGGCCAGAGATGGCGAAGCCTTCTCCAAGAGTCTACCTGCTCCCTACACACTCAACCACCCCGAg gTGGGCAGGGTGAGTGTGTATGACTCGACGCGTCACACAGGGAAGACCAAGGAGTCCAGCGTGAACTGGAGTCACCCAGACCACATCACTGTGGAGGTGCTGGATGGGACCAAGGGCAAACTGGACGG CCCCAAACTGGACGTATCGCGGGTCTCCAAGTCCAACATCTTCCGTCAATTCCGGTCGTTATGCCAACAGTGCGGGCGCCAGGACCTGCTGGCCCTCCCGTCTTACGCCCAAGCCAAGATGGCCGCCATGTCCTTCCAGGTCGCCAAGCAGCAGTTCTTCGATGCGCTCGGTAGCCATGGTTACGGCGCCTGGATTGGCAAGCCATTGGAGGAGAAGAGCTTTGACGAAGCAGCGGCCTTCGATGGCCAAGGAGCAGGAAGTGTTGCTAATAACAACCAGggatacaacaacaacaatagcTATGGAAGCACAACCACTGACTATAACAGCAGCCAGTGGGGTAGTAGTGCGTACACACAGGCCATGTag